The Shewanella oneidensis MR-1 genome has a window encoding:
- a CDS encoding recombinase family protein, giving the protein MLIGYARVSTQDQHLELQREALLKAGCEKVFEDTISGTRADRLGLSKALEILREGDTLVVWKLDRLGRSVKQLVELVSDLHKQNVQFKSLTDSIDTGTPSGRFFFHVMASLAEMERDLIVERTRAGLDVARQLGRKGGRKPKMTDSKIESAKKLLASGVPPKDVAKNLGVSVPTLYRWLPASAHA; this is encoded by the coding sequence ATGCTGATCGGTTATGCAAGAGTATCAACACAAGATCAGCACCTAGAACTTCAGCGAGAAGCCTTGCTTAAAGCGGGGTGCGAAAAAGTGTTTGAAGATACAATCAGTGGTACTCGGGCTGACAGGCTTGGTTTGAGCAAAGCCCTTGAAATACTGCGCGAAGGGGATACATTGGTTGTTTGGAAGCTGGATAGATTGGGCCGGTCAGTCAAACAACTGGTAGAGCTGGTCAGCGATCTGCACAAACAAAACGTCCAGTTTAAGAGTCTCACCGATTCTATCGATACCGGCACGCCATCGGGCCGATTCTTTTTTCATGTCATGGCAAGCCTCGCAGAGATGGAACGAGACTTGATCGTCGAAAGAACCCGTGCGGGGTTGGACGTTGCCAGACAACTCGGTCGTAAAGGCGGTCGCAAGCCGAAGATGACCGACAGCAAGATCGAATCAGCCAAAAAGCTATTAGCCAGTGGAGTCCCCCCCAAGGATGTGGCTAAGAATCTTGGCGTGTCGGTTCCTACGCTATACCGCTGGCTCCCTGCCTCTGCGCATGCTTAG
- a CDS encoding DUF86 domain-containing protein, whose translation MKVNRLPDYLDHMHQAASDACYFVEGLDKDEFLVDKRTQQAVIMSLIVIGEASTKVMDGYSEFVIAHSDVPWRSMRGMRNRIAHGYFDINLDVVWDTVQTALPTLLSQLAAVRYDVDKNEGHDLC comes from the coding sequence ATGAAGGTGAACCGTTTACCTGATTATCTTGACCACATGCACCAAGCCGCTTCCGATGCGTGTTATTTTGTTGAAGGGTTGGATAAAGATGAATTTTTAGTGGATAAACGTACCCAACAGGCTGTCATCATGAGTCTGATCGTAATTGGTGAAGCATCAACTAAGGTGATGGACGGTTATTCTGAGTTTGTCATTGCCCATTCAGACGTTCCATGGCGTAGTATGCGTGGAATGCGCAATCGCATTGCTCATGGTTATTTCGATATAAACCTTGATGTGGTTTGGGATACGGTACAAACGGCGCTGCCAACATTATTATCGCAGCTGGCAGCGGTTAGATATGATGTAGATAAAAATGAAGGTCATGATTTATGCTGA